One segment of Pseudophryne corroboree isolate aPseCor3 chromosome 10, aPseCor3.hap2, whole genome shotgun sequence DNA contains the following:
- the APOA5 gene encoding apolipoprotein A-V: protein MESGGILCIMLILTLTGCQAADFRSGFWEYFSQLTNEKNGWNLQENAVREVTGLKNSLNSGASYVGNIFGPLKSGFQKRLYEDSDGLRRLIQREVHDLQRKIYPYMEEAHQKISTNLELLRNRLLPYTEELKYRVGWGTQELSMQFHLFKNDATNGVADKATQNIQDQISLHTGKMRQLLYPLAERLLAEIRHASEELHGNLAPHAFISQEKLTLQVQELSQKLTQNAKELNAKIHKNLDDLKEQLVSYPWEVREGSPDSQVAEPVAPYVEEMAAQVQREVEEFHRNTQMQIEEFTRTINTEMEEMKYKLSPASPDLQHTVTSIEEVQDKLESLWKDISKHLK, encoded by the exons GATGCCAAGCGGCTGATTTTCGTAGTGGATTCTGGGAGTATTTTAGTCAACTGACCAATGAGAAAAATGGATGGAATCTGCAAGAAAATGCTGTCAGAGAAGTCAC TGGCCTTAAAAACAGCCTCAACAGTGGGGCGAGTTATGTGGGTAATATCTTTGGACCCTTGAAGAGTGGTTTCCAGAAGCGCCTGTATGAGGATTCAGATGGGCTTCGCAGGCTGATACAAAGGGAGGTGCACGATCTCCAAAGGAAGATCTACCCTTATATGGAAGAAGCGCACCAGAAGATAAGCACGAATCTTGAACTACTACGAAACCGTTTGCTGCCTTATACGGAGGAGCTGAAATATCGTGTGGGATGGGGAACACAGGAGCTCAGTATGCAGTTTCATCTCTTTAAGAATGATGCAACAAATGGGGTAGCAGACAAGGCAACCCAAAACATCCAGGACCAAATCAGTTTGCACACAGGGAAAATGAGACAACTGCTCTATCCTCTGGCTGAGAGATTGTTGGCAGAGATCCGTCACGCCTCTGAAGAACTCCATGGAAATCTAGCTCCCCATGCTTTCATCTCCCAGGAGAAATTGACCTTACAGGTACAAGAACTATCTCAGAAACTGACTCAGAATGCAAAGGAGCTGAATGCGAAGATCCACAAAAACTTGGATGATTTGAAGGAACAGCTTGTCTCCTATCCCTGGGAGGTTAGAGAAGGGTCTCCAGATAGCCAGGTGGCAGAACCTGTAGCCCCCTATGTGGAAGAGATGGCAGCACAGGTGCAGAGAGAAGTAGAGGAATTCCACAGGAACACTCAGATGCAAATTGAAGAGTTTACACGGACCATTAATACTGAAATGGAAGAGATGAAGTACAAACTATCCCCTGCTTCTCCGGACTTACAGCACACCGTCACTTCAATAGAGGAGGTGCAAGATAAATTGGAGTCACTGTGGAAGGATATATCCAAGCACTTAAAATAG